A single region of the Pontimicrobium sp. SW4 genome encodes:
- a CDS encoding DMT family transporter, protein MKNDHLVRLLELSLATLFISTSGALGKFIAMPTPVIVWWRCALALIFLFVFSKIVRIHLAPKSKKDLPTIIISALFLGAHWITYFYSLKLSNVAIGMLSLYTFPVITALLEPFFTKVKLEISHIFLGLLILVGIYILSPELNLENSQVKGLLLGILSAICYALRILILKKHAKNYHGTTLMIYQLIVLTIVLVPFMFLMDTSGIKTQYPYVILLALLTTAIGHSLFVHSLKYFSASSASIISSFLPIYGIIIAYFFLGEIPKLNTIIGGSLIMITVIIESILSKKRMVKK, encoded by the coding sequence ATGAAGAATGACCATTTAGTTCGACTATTAGAACTAAGTTTAGCCACATTATTTATTAGTACCTCAGGTGCTTTAGGTAAATTTATTGCTATGCCAACGCCAGTAATTGTATGGTGGCGTTGTGCATTAGCTTTGATCTTTTTGTTTGTTTTTTCTAAAATTGTTAGAATTCATTTGGCTCCTAAATCAAAAAAAGACTTACCAACCATAATTATTAGTGCTTTATTCCTAGGAGCTCATTGGATTACATATTTCTATTCATTGAAACTATCTAATGTAGCAATAGGTATGTTGTCGTTGTATACCTTCCCTGTAATTACTGCGTTGTTGGAACCTTTCTTCACAAAAGTGAAACTCGAAATAAGTCACATATTTTTGGGCTTACTCATTTTAGTAGGTATTTACATTTTATCACCTGAGTTGAATCTTGAAAACTCACAAGTTAAAGGTCTGTTATTAGGAATACTCTCAGCAATCTGTTATGCTTTAAGGATTTTGATTTTAAAGAAGCATGCAAAAAACTACCATGGTACGACGTTAATGATTTATCAATTGATTGTGTTAACTATCGTCCTAGTACCCTTTATGTTCTTAATGGACACTAGCGGAATTAAAACACAGTATCCTTATGTGATTTTATTGGCACTACTTACTACAGCAATTGGACACTCGCTCTTTGTGCACAGTTTAAAGTATTTTTCAGCAAGTTCGGCAAGTATTATTAGTAGTTTTTTGCCGATTTATGGGATTATAATTGCTTACTTCTTTCTGGGAGAAATTCCGAAACTAAATACCATTATTGGTGGAAGTTTAATTATGATAACTGTAATTATTGAAAGCATATTGTCTAAAAAGAGGATGGTGAAAAAATAA
- a CDS encoding Pycsar system effector family protein: MDNLIYETEKFVVHLLNNKLDNKFVYHNLAHTQRVVEKAKELAELAQISELEKTHLILSVWLHDTGFTVKIENHEDESAKIATAFLTEQGCSNNDIEAVCNLILATNLDYEPKNKLEKIIRDADCAHIGSKNYLEVAELLRKEWELTCNKTITEAKWLEESINFLTTQHRFYSNVASSIWDKGKGKNLSQLLKMQKKLINEESKLKHKKDELKFKKNKIELPERGIETMFRVTLKNHMHLSNIADTKANILLSVNAIIVSLVLSNLVSKLDNPSNDYLIWPTVIFVIFTVISIILSILATRPNVTSGKFTKDDVANKKVNLLFFGNFHKMSLDDFEWAMGEMMQDRDYLYSSMKKDLYFLGKVLDRKYKILRLTYAVFMVGIVVSVFAFAIAFKAQPVM; the protein is encoded by the coding sequence ATGGATAATCTTATTTATGAAACTGAAAAATTTGTAGTCCACTTATTAAACAATAAACTGGATAACAAGTTTGTCTATCATAATTTGGCACATACACAACGTGTTGTTGAAAAAGCCAAAGAACTTGCAGAACTTGCTCAAATTAGTGAGTTAGAGAAGACGCACCTTATATTAAGTGTTTGGTTACATGATACAGGTTTTACAGTGAAAATTGAGAATCATGAAGATGAAAGTGCCAAAATTGCAACGGCTTTTTTAACTGAACAAGGTTGCTCAAATAATGATATTGAAGCTGTTTGTAATCTAATTTTAGCAACAAATCTTGATTATGAGCCAAAAAATAAACTTGAAAAAATTATTCGTGATGCCGACTGTGCTCATATTGGCAGTAAAAACTACCTTGAAGTTGCTGAATTACTAAGAAAAGAATGGGAATTAACATGTAATAAAACAATAACTGAAGCTAAATGGTTAGAGGAAAGCATAAACTTTTTAACTACACAACATCGTTTTTATTCAAACGTAGCTTCTTCAATTTGGGATAAAGGAAAGGGTAAAAATTTATCGCAGTTACTAAAAATGCAAAAAAAGTTAATAAACGAAGAATCTAAATTAAAACACAAAAAAGACGAATTAAAGTTTAAAAAAAACAAAATAGAATTACCAGAACGTGGTATTGAAACCATGTTTCGAGTTACTTTAAAAAATCATATGCATTTAAGTAATATTGCAGATACTAAAGCCAATATTTTGCTATCTGTAAATGCTATAATAGTCTCTTTGGTACTTTCAAATTTGGTTTCTAAACTTGACAACCCTTCTAATGATTACTTAATTTGGCCTACAGTTATTTTTGTGATTTTTACTGTAATCTCTATAATATTATCCATTCTAGCCACTAGACCAAATGTTACAAGTGGTAAGTTCACAAAGGACGATGTTGCTAACAAAAAAGTAAACCTATTATTTTTTGGTAACTTTCATAAAATGAGTTTAGATGATTTTGAATGGGCAATGGGGGAAATGATGCAAGACAGAGATTATTTGTATTCATCCATGAAAAAAGATCTTTATTTTTTAGGAAAGGTTTTAGACAGAAAATACAAAATATTACGTTTAACCTATGCTGTATTTATGGTTGGAATTGTTGTAAGTGTTTTTGCCTTTGCAATCGCCTTTAAAGCTCAACCAGTAATGTGA
- the msrA gene encoding peptide-methionine (S)-S-oxide reductase MsrA yields MATKNIQQATFGGGCFWCTEAVFQEVKGVDKVVSGYSGGSVPGKPTYREICSGLTGHAEVVQVTYDANTISYEDILIIFMTTHDPTTLNRQGADRGTQYRSVIYYHNNEQKRIAEVVIKEVSIYYNDPIVTEISPLDIFYEAEKEHQDYYKDNQVQGYCSFVITPKLTKLRKLHADKLK; encoded by the coding sequence ATGGCAACTAAAAACATACAGCAAGCCACATTTGGTGGTGGCTGTTTTTGGTGTACAGAAGCAGTATTTCAAGAAGTAAAAGGAGTGGATAAAGTAGTATCTGGTTATTCTGGAGGGAGCGTTCCTGGAAAACCAACCTATCGTGAAATTTGTTCTGGTTTAACAGGACATGCAGAGGTAGTACAAGTAACTTATGACGCTAATACAATTTCTTATGAAGATATATTAATCATTTTCATGACTACTCACGATCCAACGACGTTGAATCGTCAAGGAGCTGATCGTGGCACACAATATCGCTCGGTAATTTATTATCATAATAATGAGCAGAAAAGAATTGCTGAAGTTGTTATAAAAGAAGTTTCTATTTATTATAACGATCCAATTGTTACCGAAATATCTCCTTTGGATATTTTTTACGAAGCCGAAAAAGAACATCAAGATTACTATAAAGATAATCAAGTGCAAGGTTATTGTAGTTTTGTAATAACACCAAAACTAACAAAGCTTCGTAAGCTTCATGCTGACAAATTAAAATGA
- a CDS encoding glutaredoxin domain-containing protein, with amino-acid sequence MTPKIKLYGTERCHKTKYYQAFLENRKVEYVFLDVEKNEDFAEELCSLYENRKLNFPTITIGKKKHRNPTDKELNKNLENEHNS; translated from the coding sequence ATGACACCAAAAATTAAACTTTATGGCACCGAAAGGTGCCATAAAACTAAATACTATCAAGCTTTTTTAGAAAATAGAAAAGTAGAATATGTATTTTTAGATGTAGAAAAAAATGAAGACTTTGCTGAAGAGTTATGTAGTCTTTATGAAAATAGAAAATTAAATTTTCCAACAATTACCATTGGAAAAAAGAAGCATAGAAATCCAACAGATAAAGAATTAAATAAAAATTTAGAGAATGAACATAACAGCTAA
- a CDS encoding DPP IV N-terminal domain-containing protein, which produces MKFRFAQLIVVVFTISLIFSCSNSSTSEKKQLTETDYKKATAHMSSDLNKLISNQITSQKWLDDGYFLYSKQTENGDEYILVNPISKEKTTVFDVAKLTSSLSSKLDETIDAKDLSLRNVNYSKDSNNVIFSYGGNNYSYNATDNSITDFEDNSPEVSRNEHLSPNGKLAAYIDNFNLWVRDINTNKKTQLTFDGIEDYSYAINNAGWTKGDNAVLKWSPNSDKIATFRQDARGVGEMYLTSTNVGHPRLEAWKHPLPGDLKVFKIERIIIHLDGAPRMTQLKMESDFQRSTTTDHIAGRGGEFLDVEWSEDGSQLSFVSSSRDHKIAHLRIANSYSGDVRSVLKEETETYFESGVRMRNWHLLEKSNEVIWFSERDNWGHLYLYDLTTGDLKQQITKGEWAVQQLLHIDEDTRELFFTAGGKEDGNPYHQYLYKVDFDGNNLINLTPDTGTHSINFSPNYDYFVDTYSTVENPPVTVLRNRNGEKIADLETADITRLKANNWQQPIEFNVKARDNKTDLYGIMYLPSHYSETGSYPILNYIYPGPQSGSVRGFGFSAVSRDYQAVAELGFVVVAVNAMGTPGRSKSFHDFYYGNMGDNGIPDNITTIEQLAKQYKGMDLDRVGIWGHSGGGFASTRALFAYPDFYKVAVSGAGNHDNRNYEADWGEKWQGLLVTDKESGTTNYDNQANQLIAENLKGKLLITHGSMDNNVPPSNTMLVVEALIKANKDFDFILFPNQRHGYGNMTDYMTRRRWDYWVKHLLNMEPPKEFSLDNF; this is translated from the coding sequence ATGAAATTCAGATTTGCACAATTAATTGTAGTAGTTTTTACAATTTCACTAATTTTTAGCTGCTCAAATTCGAGCACATCAGAAAAAAAACAGCTAACAGAAACTGATTATAAAAAAGCAACCGCTCACATGAGTAGTGATTTAAATAAGCTTATTTCTAATCAAATTACAAGTCAAAAATGGCTAGACGATGGTTATTTTTTATATTCAAAGCAAACTGAAAATGGCGACGAATACATTCTTGTAAATCCAATTTCAAAAGAAAAAACAACGGTTTTTGATGTCGCAAAATTGACATCTAGCTTATCTTCAAAATTAGATGAAACAATTGATGCAAAAGATTTATCCTTAAGAAATGTCAATTATTCTAAAGACTCTAATAATGTAATTTTTTCTTATGGCGGCAACAACTATTCGTATAACGCTACCGATAATTCTATAACCGATTTTGAAGATAATTCTCCAGAAGTTAGCAGAAATGAACATCTGTCTCCTAACGGTAAACTCGCAGCCTATATTGATAATTTCAACCTTTGGGTTAGAGATATCAATACCAATAAAAAAACCCAATTAACTTTTGATGGGATTGAAGATTACAGTTATGCTATTAATAATGCAGGATGGACCAAAGGGGATAATGCGGTTTTAAAATGGTCCCCTAATTCTGATAAAATTGCCACTTTCAGGCAAGATGCACGAGGTGTTGGTGAAATGTATTTAACCTCAACAAATGTTGGTCATCCTAGACTGGAAGCTTGGAAACATCCTTTACCTGGAGATTTAAAGGTATTTAAAATTGAGCGTATTATTATTCATTTGGATGGCGCGCCAAGAATGACACAATTAAAAATGGAATCAGATTTTCAACGCTCAACAACCACAGACCATATTGCTGGAAGAGGTGGTGAGTTTTTGGATGTAGAATGGAGTGAAGATGGGTCTCAATTGTCTTTTGTATCATCCTCAAGAGATCATAAAATTGCACACTTAAGAATTGCTAATTCCTATTCAGGTGATGTTCGCTCTGTTCTAAAAGAAGAGACTGAAACGTATTTCGAGTCTGGTGTGAGGATGAGAAACTGGCATTTATTAGAGAAAAGCAATGAAGTAATTTGGTTTTCCGAAAGAGATAATTGGGGACATTTATACCTATACGATTTAACAACTGGAGATTTAAAACAACAAATAACCAAGGGCGAATGGGCTGTTCAGCAGTTGTTGCATATTGATGAAGATACTAGAGAATTATTTTTTACAGCAGGTGGAAAAGAAGATGGAAACCCTTATCATCAATACTTATACAAAGTTGATTTTGATGGAAACAACCTCATTAATTTAACTCCTGATACTGGAACACATAGTATTAACTTCTCTCCTAATTACGATTACTTTGTTGACACCTATTCTACAGTTGAAAACCCTCCTGTAACTGTATTAAGAAATAGAAATGGAGAAAAGATTGCTGACTTAGAAACTGCAGACATTACAAGGTTAAAAGCCAACAACTGGCAACAACCAATAGAGTTCAACGTAAAAGCTAGAGATAATAAGACCGATTTATATGGTATTATGTACTTGCCAAGTCATTACTCTGAAACTGGGTCGTATCCAATATTAAATTACATCTACCCAGGACCACAATCAGGAAGTGTTCGTGGTTTTGGTTTTAGTGCTGTAAGCAGAGATTATCAAGCTGTTGCCGAATTAGGTTTTGTAGTGGTAGCTGTAAACGCTATGGGAACTCCAGGACGCTCAAAATCTTTCCATGATTTTTATTATGGAAATATGGGAGACAATGGTATTCCAGACAACATCACTACTATTGAACAATTAGCAAAACAATACAAAGGAATGGATCTTGACCGAGTTGGTATTTGGGGACATTCTGGTGGTGGTTTTGCGTCAACAAGAGCATTGTTTGCTTATCCTGATTTTTATAAAGTAGCAGTATCTGGTGCTGGAAACCACGATAATAGAAATTACGAAGCAGATTGGGGAGAAAAATGGCAAGGACTTTTAGTAACCGATAAAGAAAGTGGCACTACTAATTACGACAATCAAGCAAATCAGTTGATAGCTGAAAACTTAAAAGGAAAACTTCTTATTACTCATGGCTCTATGGATAATAATGTACCTCCATCAAACACGATGTTGGTTGTTGAAGCCTTGATTAAAGCCAATAAAGATTTTGACTTTATTTTATTCCCAAACCAAAGACATGGTTATGGAAATATGACCGATTATATGACTAGAAGACGTTGGGATTATTGGGTAAAGCATTTACTGAATATGGAACCTCCCAAAGAGTTTTCACTAGATAACTTTTAA
- a CDS encoding GAF domain-containing protein, whose translation MDINENIESPFELKVSFNKLLNHYETLANNEDEFIAVKAKRVLKTAEAYPELRDGFCDYNVLKEREKEISVILQDSFSPVLTNNEIKTASVPFHNLIFNSSERFKNIIKTAGDDFELKIKNMPEDDKYIIACTIVLAFCYGYNINFKRPFYYEIPDVNGIMRYYKILYNADFTEITPKKNTPKITQEDYELLLDNFENINLWKEKFPPNSYTFKGFVISNIFDVTDDQSISNIKSSLIGEDKRQDEGFMESFYEIFQSLLGLKDIKVGFSIYNSEEDIFERVYGVGMNSFLLDDLETSKCADALCSWSYKRLLQEKKYFSVSDVDRLYEKSKGKAPHIKALYNQGLKSAIFAPIANDDGLMGILEIVSKEPLVLNSINANKLEDVMPFIVSAVERSKNDEENLIEAIIQKECTSIHPSVHWRFVTEAKNFIKDQFNGKEPTFNKIAFDNIYPLYGQIDIKGSSEARNWATQQDLRIQLKSVNSILERAYKIEELPIYEQYMYQIKDYLVGLENNFQVDSEQQISSFFKGDIHDVLQHLYNANILKSEIDNYYNSIDEKVDVLYKHRKEYDDTITHINKEMASLLDKKQVEAQAMYPHYFERFKTDGVEHNMYIGESITKDDSFNPIYLYNLRLWQLQVMCEMENSYYQMKSEFPMSLDVASMILVFNQPLSISFRMDEKQFDVDGTYNARYEIVKKRVDKAYIKGTKKRVTQKGKISIVYSQKQDEVEYLRYIKFLQSKKYLDTDVEIVELQDLQAVTGLKAIRVSVLYHKSEDDKAFYTYDDLMKEIKA comes from the coding sequence ATGGATATTAATGAAAATATTGAGTCGCCTTTTGAGCTTAAAGTAAGTTTCAATAAGTTACTTAATCATTACGAAACTTTAGCGAATAATGAAGATGAATTCATTGCTGTAAAAGCAAAGCGAGTTTTAAAAACAGCTGAAGCATATCCAGAACTGCGTGATGGTTTTTGTGATTATAATGTCTTGAAAGAAAGAGAAAAAGAAATAAGTGTAATTCTTCAAGATTCATTTAGTCCAGTATTAACAAACAATGAAATAAAGACTGCTTCTGTACCTTTTCATAATTTGATTTTTAACTCTTCGGAACGTTTTAAAAACATCATAAAAACCGCAGGCGATGATTTTGAATTAAAGATTAAAAATATGCCAGAAGACGATAAGTACATTATTGCTTGTACTATTGTTTTAGCATTTTGTTATGGATATAACATAAATTTTAAACGACCATTTTATTACGAAATTCCAGACGTTAATGGTATTATGAGGTATTACAAGATATTGTATAATGCTGATTTTACTGAAATAACACCAAAAAAGAATACGCCTAAAATCACTCAAGAGGATTACGAATTATTACTTGATAATTTTGAGAATATTAATTTATGGAAAGAAAAATTCCCGCCAAACAGCTACACATTTAAGGGGTTTGTGATTTCTAATATTTTTGATGTTACAGACGATCAATCTATTTCAAATATTAAATCGTCCTTAATTGGAGAAGATAAGCGACAAGATGAAGGGTTTATGGAAAGTTTTTATGAAATTTTCCAATCGCTTCTCGGTTTAAAAGATATTAAAGTTGGTTTTTCTATTTATAATTCTGAGGAAGATATTTTTGAACGTGTTTATGGAGTAGGAATGAATAGTTTTTTGCTAGATGATCTTGAAACATCTAAATGCGCTGATGCCTTATGTAGTTGGTCATACAAAAGATTGTTGCAAGAGAAAAAATATTTTTCAGTATCAGACGTAGATCGTTTGTATGAAAAATCCAAAGGGAAGGCACCTCACATAAAGGCATTATATAATCAAGGTTTAAAAAGCGCTATTTTTGCGCCTATTGCAAATGATGATGGGCTAATGGGAATACTTGAAATTGTGTCAAAAGAACCATTGGTTCTAAACAGTATTAATGCTAATAAGTTGGAAGATGTAATGCCTTTTATTGTTTCGGCTGTGGAGCGTTCTAAAAATGATGAAGAGAATCTAATAGAAGCCATAATTCAAAAAGAATGTACATCAATTCACCCTAGTGTGCATTGGAGATTTGTTACTGAGGCTAAGAATTTTATTAAAGATCAGTTTAATGGAAAGGAACCAACATTTAATAAAATTGCATTTGATAACATTTATCCACTATATGGACAAATAGATATAAAAGGTTCTTCTGAAGCAAGAAATTGGGCGACCCAACAGGATTTAAGAATACAATTGAAGTCTGTTAATTCAATACTTGAAAGGGCTTATAAAATTGAAGAATTGCCAATATACGAGCAGTATATGTATCAAATAAAAGATTATTTGGTTGGTTTAGAAAATAATTTTCAAGTTGATAGTGAACAGCAAATATCTTCTTTCTTTAAAGGTGATATCCACGATGTTCTTCAGCACTTATACAATGCAAATATTTTAAAATCTGAAATTGATAATTATTATAATAGCATTGATGAAAAAGTTGATGTTTTATACAAGCATAGAAAAGAATATGATGATACGATTACTCATATTAACAAAGAAATGGCTTCTCTTCTAGATAAAAAGCAAGTGGAGGCGCAGGCAATGTATCCTCATTATTTTGAGCGCTTTAAAACTGATGGTGTTGAGCATAATATGTATATAGGAGAGTCCATAACTAAAGATGATAGTTTTAATCCTATTTACTTATACAATTTAAGACTTTGGCAATTACAAGTGATGTGCGAAATGGAAAATTCATATTATCAAATGAAATCTGAATTTCCTATGTCATTAGATGTAGCCTCTATGATTTTAGTGTTTAACCAGCCATTATCTATTAGTTTTAGAATGGATGAAAAGCAATTTGATGTTGATGGTACATACAATGCACGTTATGAAATTGTAAAAAAGCGTGTAGATAAAGCATACATAAAAGGCACAAAAAAACGTGTTACCCAAAAAGGAAAGATTAGTATTGTTTATTCTCAAAAGCAAGATGAAGTAGAATATTTACGATATATCAAATTTTTACAATCAAAAAAGTATTTAGATACTGATGTAGAAATAGTTGAGTTACAGGATTTGCAAGCAGTAACTGGATTAAAGGCAATTAGAGTAAGTGTTTTATATCATAAAAGTGAAGATGATAAAGCGTTTTATACTTACGATGATTTAATGAAGGAAATTAAAGCCTGA
- a CDS encoding dipeptidase produces MQGIKPYISNHKDRFLNELIELLKIPSISADSAYKKDVLLTAEFVSESLKKAGCDNVEICKTEGYPIIYADKIIDTNLPTVLVYGHYDVQPPDPLNLWDSPPFEPIIKKTDLHPEGAIFARGSCDDKGQFYMHVKAIEFLISTNQLPCNVKFMIEGEEEVGSTSLAGFVKNNHDKLANDVILISDTGMIAKDVPSITTGLRGLSYVEVEVTGPNRDLHSGLYGGAVANPINILTKMIASLHDENNHITIPGFYDKVEELSAGERAEMAKAPFSLDAYKKALDIDAVYGEKDYTTNERNSIRPTLDVNGIWGGYTGEGAKTVIASKAYAKISMRLVPDQDWLEITDLFKTHFENIAPKGVTVEVTPHHGGQAYVTPIDSIGYKAASKAYEDTFGKTPIPQRSGGSIPIVALFEKELKSKTILMGFGLDSDAIHSPNEHFGLFNYYKGIETIPLFYKYFTELKMK; encoded by the coding sequence ATGCAAGGTATAAAACCATACATCAGCAATCATAAAGATCGCTTTTTAAATGAACTAATCGAACTGTTGAAGATTCCATCTATTAGTGCAGATTCAGCATACAAAAAGGATGTTCTACTAACAGCAGAATTCGTTTCAGAAAGTCTAAAAAAAGCTGGCTGTGATAATGTTGAAATTTGTAAAACTGAAGGCTATCCTATAATATATGCCGATAAAATTATAGATACAAACCTACCAACTGTTTTAGTATATGGTCATTATGATGTACAACCCCCAGATCCTTTAAATCTTTGGGATTCCCCACCATTTGAACCTATTATCAAAAAAACAGACTTACATCCTGAAGGAGCAATTTTTGCAAGAGGATCATGTGATGACAAGGGACAGTTTTACATGCACGTTAAAGCTATAGAGTTCTTAATTTCAACAAATCAATTACCATGTAATGTAAAATTCATGATTGAAGGTGAAGAGGAAGTTGGTAGTACAAGTTTAGCTGGGTTTGTGAAAAATAATCATGACAAATTAGCCAACGATGTAATATTGATTTCGGATACTGGAATGATTGCCAAAGATGTACCTTCAATAACTACTGGACTTAGAGGTCTAAGTTATGTTGAAGTTGAAGTTACTGGTCCAAATCGCGATTTACATTCAGGATTATATGGAGGCGCTGTCGCCAACCCAATTAATATATTAACCAAAATGATTGCATCGCTTCATGATGAGAATAACCATATTACTATCCCTGGGTTTTATGATAAGGTTGAAGAACTCTCTGCTGGAGAACGGGCTGAAATGGCAAAAGCACCATTTTCACTAGACGCTTACAAAAAAGCATTGGATATTGACGCAGTTTATGGAGAAAAAGATTACACTACAAACGAACGTAATTCCATTCGACCTACACTTGACGTGAACGGAATTTGGGGAGGTTACACAGGTGAAGGCGCAAAAACAGTGATAGCAAGTAAAGCCTATGCAAAAATTTCAATGCGTTTGGTGCCTGACCAAGATTGGCTAGAAATTACTGATTTGTTTAAAACACATTTTGAAAACATTGCACCAAAAGGAGTTACGGTAGAAGTAACACCTCATCATGGTGGGCAAGCGTATGTAACACCAATAGATAGTATTGGTTATAAAGCAGCTTCGAAAGCCTATGAAGACACTTTTGGAAAAACACCAATTCCACAACGAAGTGGTGGAAGCATTCCAATTGTTGCCTTGTTTGAAAAAGAGCTAAAAAGTAAAACCATATTAATGGGCTTTGGCTTAGACAGTGATGCAATTCACTCTCCAAATGAACATTTTGGATTATTTAACTACTACAAAGGCATAGAAACCATTCCTTTATTCTATAAATATTTTACTGAGTTGAAAATGAAATAG
- the msrB gene encoding peptide-methionine (R)-S-oxide reductase MsrB yields the protein MLTWKDIISYSVNGNPTPDRRVEKTEEEWRNQLTPEQFIITRQKGTERPHSGDLCNIYDEGKYNCMCCNTPLFDSTIKFSSGTGWPSFTQPIKENAIKYAKDTAFGMVRVEVMCNTCDAHLGHVFPDGPEPSGLRYCVNSESMKLDKEVIHGN from the coding sequence ATGCTTACTTGGAAAGATATAATTAGTTACTCTGTTAACGGAAACCCAACTCCAGATAGACGAGTTGAAAAAACAGAGGAAGAATGGCGAAATCAGTTAACTCCAGAGCAATTTATAATTACAAGACAAAAAGGAACTGAACGTCCACATAGTGGCGATCTTTGCAATATTTATGATGAAGGTAAATACAACTGTATGTGTTGTAATACACCTTTATTTGACTCAACTATTAAATTTAGTTCTGGAACAGGCTGGCCAAGTTTTACACAACCAATTAAAGAAAACGCTATTAAATATGCAAAGGATACGGCTTTTGGTATGGTTAGAGTTGAGGTTATGTGTAATACTTGTGATGCACATTTAGGTCATGTATTTCCAGATGGTCCTGAACCAAGTGGATTACGTTATTGCGTAAATTCTGAATCTATGAAATTAGATAAGGAGGTTATACATGGCAACTAA
- a CDS encoding M28 family peptidase → MNRLTAILILTFFVSFSLSAQTVSDLMNLVSQDTLTKVIREFSGEDPTVVNGSTVTILNRESANNDVAADYLKERLSVFNNLTINDQAYTVTYGSTTYNGRNIIATQLGKTNPDDIYIICAHYDSVDDYCVDDNASGTTAVLEMARILSTQCFDNTIIYALWDQEENNLIGSRYYANAAAANGDNILGVLNLDMMAYDGDGDNDFDIDVRNIAGSLTLKDDMLNALASSGLNLNANVVNPGSGASDHFWFWSNGFPAIFVGESWFNNDETPNYHTANDRFADLDMDYFTDLTKLSLYYMATKGNLLPVDSKAYINLPGNLDVAWSPTATYQWLDCNNNMALIPGATNNWFYPTSEGYYAVEVTDGACVEISECIYHAGLGDDEFTKEDIEIFPNPVTSKLNIKIPETIPKAMLSIVSIEGKELLKTTIDKQYNEVSFSQFANGIYFVNIESQGRTLSYKVVKE, encoded by the coding sequence ATGAACAGACTTACTGCTATATTGATATTAACTTTTTTTGTGTCGTTTTCTTTATCGGCTCAAACCGTATCAGATTTAATGAATTTAGTAAGTCAAGATACTTTAACAAAGGTGATTCGTGAATTTTCAGGTGAGGACCCAACGGTTGTTAATGGAAGTACGGTTACTATTTTAAACAGAGAAAGTGCTAATAACGACGTTGCAGCCGATTATTTAAAGGAACGATTGTCCGTGTTCAATAATTTAACCATTAACGACCAAGCCTACACAGTAACTTATGGCTCTACAACCTATAATGGCAGAAATATTATTGCGACGCAGTTAGGAAAAACAAATCCAGACGATATTTATATTATTTGTGCACATTACGATAGTGTGGATGATTATTGCGTTGATGATAACGCAAGCGGAACAACTGCTGTGTTAGAGATGGCCAGAATTTTATCGACTCAATGTTTTGATAATACTATTATTTATGCACTTTGGGATCAAGAAGAAAACAATTTAATAGGTTCTCGATATTACGCCAATGCTGCTGCAGCTAATGGTGATAACATATTGGGTGTCTTAAATTTAGATATGATGGCGTATGATGGCGACGGTGACAACGATTTTGATATAGATGTTAGAAATATTGCAGGATCATTAACCTTAAAGGATGATATGCTTAATGCTTTAGCTAGCTCAGGGCTCAATTTAAATGCTAATGTTGTTAATCCTGGGTCTGGTGCTTCTGATCATTTTTGGTTTTGGAGCAATGGTTTTCCAGCAATTTTTGTTGGAGAATCGTGGTTTAATAATGATGAAACACCAAATTACCATACAGCTAATGATAGATTTGCTGACTTAGATATGGACTATTTTACAGATTTAACAAAGTTGTCACTGTATTATATGGCGACAAAAGGGAATTTACTACCTGTTGATAGTAAAGCTTACATAAATTTACCTGGTAATTTGGATGTAGCTTGGTCACCTACCGCAACATATCAATGGTTAGATTGTAATAACAATATGGCACTGATTCCTGGTGCTACAAATAACTGGTTCTATCCTACTTCAGAGGGCTATTATGCGGTTGAAGTTACCGATGGTGCATGTGTTGAAATTAGTGAATGTATTTATCACGCTGGTTTAGGGGATGATGAATTTACAAAAGAAGACATAGAAATATTTCCGAACCCTGTAACTTCAAAATTGAACATTAAAATTCCTGAAACAATACCTAAAGCAATGTTGTCTATAGTTTCAATTGAAGGAAAAGAACTCTTAAAAACCACAATTGACAAACAGTATAACGAAGTGTCCTTTTCTCAATTCGCTAATGGTATTTATTTTGTAAACATTGAAAGCCAAGGAAGAACATTGAGTTATAAGGTTGTTAAGGAATAA